From Segatella copri, the proteins below share one genomic window:
- the ruvB gene encoding Holliday junction branch migration DNA helicase RuvB — translation MNEDFDIRQEMVSPAEKEFEKALRPLKFSDFSGQNGVVENLEVFVEAAKYRGEPLDHTLLHGPPGLGKTTLSNIIANELGVGFKITSGPVLDKPGDLAGILTSLEPNDVLFIDEIHRLSPVVEEYLYSAMEDYRIDIMIDKGPSARSIQIDLNPFTLVGATTRSGLLTAPLRARFGINLHLEYYDPATLQKIIKRSAMLLKVPIEDEAAVEISRRSRGTPRIANSLLRRVRDFAQVKGNGTITYDIAQMALKALNIDQYGLDEIDNKILTTIIDKFRGGPVGVSTIATAIGEDGGTVEEVYEPFLIMEGFIKRTPRGRMATPLAYEHLGRNPYTSNIMQGDLFE, via the coding sequence ATGAACGAAGATTTTGATATAAGACAAGAAATGGTTTCGCCTGCCGAAAAGGAATTCGAGAAGGCGCTGCGCCCGTTGAAGTTTTCTGATTTCAGCGGACAGAATGGCGTGGTAGAAAATCTCGAGGTCTTTGTTGAGGCTGCCAAATATCGTGGCGAACCGCTCGACCATACGCTCCTCCACGGTCCGCCGGGATTGGGTAAGACCACGCTGAGCAACATCATCGCCAACGAACTGGGCGTAGGATTCAAGATTACATCGGGTCCTGTGCTTGATAAGCCGGGCGATCTGGCGGGAATCCTTACCTCGCTGGAGCCCAACGATGTGCTCTTCATCGATGAAATCCACCGTCTTTCGCCTGTCGTAGAGGAGTATCTCTATTCGGCGATGGAGGATTACCGCATCGACATCATGATAGATAAGGGTCCTTCGGCTCGCAGCATACAGATAGATCTGAATCCGTTTACCCTCGTGGGAGCGACAACGAGAAGCGGTCTGCTTACAGCCCCATTGCGTGCCCGTTTCGGAATCAATCTGCATCTGGAATATTACGACCCGGCTACGCTTCAGAAGATTATCAAGCGAAGTGCGATGCTCCTGAAGGTGCCGATAGAGGATGAGGCGGCAGTGGAAATCTCCCGCCGTTCGCGCGGAACCCCTCGTATCGCCAATTCTCTGCTCAGAAGAGTGCGTGATTTTGCCCAGGTAAAGGGCAACGGAACCATCACTTACGATATTGCCCAAATGGCGCTCAAGGCGCTCAACATCGACCAGTATGGCTTGGATGAGATTGATAATAAGATTCTCACCACCATCATCGACAAGTTCCGTGGCGGTCCGGTAGGCGTAAGCACCATTGCCACGGCAATAGGCGAGGATGGCGGCACCGTAGAGGAGGTTTACGAGCCGTTCCTTATCATGGAGGGTTTCATCAAGCGTACGCCGCGAGGAAGAATGGCAACGCCGCTTGCCTACGAGCATCTCGGCAGAAATCCGTATACAAGCAATATTATGCAGGGAGACTTGTTTGAGTAA
- the coaD gene encoding pantetheine-phosphate adenylyltransferase yields the protein MKIGIFTGTFDPFTIGHQNIAERALPMFDKLVIAVAVSKLKHASEEISKRVEDIKAVFPKECSELVDVEDASKGYRLEVVSYDDLTIDLAHRLGARFLVRGVRSAKDFEYEREQADINKQLGGVETILLFSDPRYSSISSTLVRELRFFGREVDEFLPKIK from the coding sequence ATGAAGATTGGGATTTTTACGGGTACATTCGACCCATTTACGATAGGACATCAGAACATTGCTGAGCGTGCCTTGCCCATGTTTGACAAGCTCGTGATTGCAGTGGCGGTGAGCAAGCTGAAGCACGCCAGCGAGGAAATCTCGAAGCGTGTGGAGGATATTAAGGCTGTTTTTCCGAAGGAATGTTCGGAGTTGGTGGATGTGGAGGATGCATCTAAGGGTTATCGCCTGGAGGTGGTTTCTTACGATGATCTCACCATCGATTTGGCGCATCGCCTGGGAGCCAGGTTTCTGGTTCGTGGCGTCCGTTCTGCCAAGGATTTCGAGTACGAGCGAGAGCAGGCTGATATCAACAAGCAGTTGGGCGGCGTAGAAACCATCCTGCTGTTTTCCGACCCAAGATACAGCAGCATCAGCTCAACGCTGGTTAGGGAATTGAGGTTCTTCGGAAGAGAAGTAGATGAATTTTTACCAAAAATAAAATAA
- the ybeY gene encoding rRNA maturation RNase YbeY, whose translation MITYNVDGVKMPKIKKRDTSAWIRKVAASHGRKVGEIGYMFVDDEKILEVNNEYLGHDYYTDVITFDYDEDDVINGDIVISLDTVRTNAEQFGKTYDDELHRVIIHGILHLCGINDKGPGEREIMEENENKALALLEGASILKK comes from the coding sequence ATGATAACATACAATGTAGATGGCGTGAAAATGCCAAAGATCAAGAAACGTGATACGAGTGCCTGGATTCGCAAGGTAGCAGCCTCTCATGGCCGCAAGGTGGGTGAGATTGGCTATATGTTTGTGGATGACGAGAAGATTCTCGAAGTGAACAACGAGTATCTGGGTCATGATTACTATACCGATGTCATCACCTTCGATTATGATGAGGATGATGTGATTAACGGCGACATCGTGATTTCGCTCGATACAGTCCGCACCAATGCCGAGCAGTTTGGCAAGACCTACGATGATGAGCTCCATCGCGTCATCATCCATGGCATCCTGCACCTCTGCGGAATCAACGACAAGGGCCCGGGAGAGCGTGAAATCATGGAGGAGAACGAGAATAAGGCGCTCGCCCTGCTCGAAGGTGCTTCAATATTGAAGAAGTAA
- the dusB gene encoding tRNA dihydrouridine synthase DusB, with the protein MKIGNIEFGPQPLFLAPMEDVTDIGFRMLCKRFGAAMVYTEFVSAEALVRSIKSTVSKLTISDEERPVGIQIYGRTTEDMVEAAKIVEQAKPDVIDINFGCPVKKVAGKGAGAGMLRNIPLMLDITREVVKAVNVPVTVKTRLGWDCENLIITDLAEQLQDCGIQALTIHGRTRSQMYTGEADWSLIGEVKNNPRIHIPIIGNGDITTPEEAKLAFERYGVDAVMIGRATFGRPWIFKEIRDYLDNTGAAPLTVDEKIDLLEEQLRINVERIDEYRGILHTRRHLAASPIFKGIPDFRQTRIAMLRATTVEELKEILKECRERIKAIE; encoded by the coding sequence ATGAAAATAGGAAATATAGAATTTGGGCCTCAGCCCCTCTTCCTCGCTCCGATGGAAGACGTAACGGATATTGGCTTTCGCATGCTCTGCAAGCGATTCGGAGCCGCCATGGTTTATACTGAGTTCGTATCGGCGGAAGCCCTGGTGCGAAGCATCAAGAGCACAGTCAGCAAGCTTACGATAAGCGATGAAGAGCGCCCTGTGGGCATTCAGATTTACGGCAGAACCACCGAGGATATGGTGGAAGCTGCCAAAATCGTAGAACAGGCGAAGCCGGATGTGATTGATATTAACTTCGGTTGCCCGGTGAAGAAGGTTGCCGGAAAGGGTGCAGGAGCCGGAATGCTCCGCAATATTCCGCTGATGCTGGATATTACAAGAGAAGTGGTGAAGGCGGTAAACGTGCCGGTAACTGTGAAAACCCGATTGGGATGGGATTGCGAGAACCTCATCATCACCGACCTTGCCGAGCAGCTACAGGATTGCGGAATCCAGGCGCTCACCATCCACGGCAGAACCCGTAGTCAGATGTACACCGGAGAAGCTGACTGGAGCCTCATAGGAGAGGTGAAGAACAATCCCCGCATCCATATTCCTATCATCGGCAACGGCGATATTACGACCCCGGAAGAAGCCAAGCTTGCCTTCGAGAGATACGGCGTAGATGCGGTAATGATTGGCCGCGCCACCTTCGGCCGCCCTTGGATTTTCAAGGAAATACGCGATTACTTAGACAATACGGGTGCAGCCCCACTCACCGTAGATGAGAAAATCGACCTCCTGGAGGAGCAGCTCCGCATCAACGTGGAGCGCATCGATGAGTACAGAGGCATTCTCCACACCCGTCGCCACCTTGCCGCCTCCCCTATCTTCAAGGGCATTCCCGATTTTCGCCAGACGAGAATCGCCATGCTGAGAGCCACGACCGTGGAGGAACTGAAAGAGATATTGAAAGAATGCCGGGAAAGAATAAAGGCGATAGAATAA